In one window of Thermodesulfobacteriota bacterium DNA:
- a CDS encoding C39 family peptidase, which produces MLFIRKFLLITISFFLVETAALWLMNIPPAAALPVTLSNVPAYNWYHGCGPTAAASVIGYWDLHGYDNLFDASGWDSVCLTANVQDHISSPAHNEKYDPTPDNSDLPEPPDTSVADFFHTSEDPLGYGWSYQSFADDAFTGFADYRGYTFDAWYEPYNSNSTWDSLIAEIDAGRPLMFLVDTDGNGGTDHFVPVLGYDPDNFCYGLYTTWNEDETLVWKPFLELGNPWGVGYATFIQPLDPPDVTIPEPSAILLLASGLIGLVIRKWTTHRS; this is translated from the coding sequence ATGTTATTCATTCGTAAGTTTTTACTTATAACGATAAGCTTCTTTCTGGTAGAAACAGCGGCATTATGGCTGATGAATATACCTCCTGCTGCTGCCTTACCGGTGACTCTCTCAAATGTCCCGGCCTACAATTGGTACCACGGCTGTGGGCCTACTGCCGCCGCCTCTGTTATCGGCTACTGGGACCTCCACGGCTATGACAATTTATTTGATGCCAGCGGATGGGATAGCGTCTGTCTAACCGCGAATGTCCAAGACCATATTTCCAGTCCGGCACACAATGAAAAGTATGATCCGACGCCGGATAATTCCGATTTACCTGAACCGCCCGACACCAGTGTCGCTGACTTCTTTCATACCTCGGAAGATCCTCTTGGCTACGGTTGGAGTTACCAGTCTTTCGCTGACGACGCTTTTACCGGATTCGCCGACTATCGTGGATATACTTTTGATGCCTGGTACGAGCCATATAATAGCAATTCCACATGGGACAGTTTGATTGCTGAAATCGATGCCGGACGGCCTCTGATGTTCCTGGTCGATACTGACGGCAACGGGGGTACGGACCACTTCGTACCGGTATTGGGATACGACCCGGATAATTTTTGCTATGGACTGTATACTACCTGGAACGAAGATGAAACCCTTGTATGGAAACCATTTCTTGAACTTGGTAACCCGTGGGGAGTGGGATACGCCACGTTTATCCAACCTCTCGATCCTCCAGATGTAACGATCCCCGAGCCTTCAGCCATACTTCTCTTAGCCAGCGGCTTGATTGGCCTCGTAATAAGAAAATGGACAACTCATCGCTCCTAA